A window of Thermoleophilia bacterium contains these coding sequences:
- the amrA gene encoding AmmeMemoRadiSam system protein A — MTLAGCFFTPHPPIMVPEVGGSDVRHVEATVQAMTAAAKKMATLAPDTIVLLSPHAPIAYRHMGVSLAFTYRGSLAFFRAPQVFIQAEGNVELATNILEEAARRDVPTSPMAARGDLMELDHGAMVPLVYLTKFLSKPWRLVLLSFSLLSVEEHVRFGEAIGEVLVNCSVPVVYVASGDLSHRLIPGAPAGFDPRGERFDRLVADLFAKGDWEGLLSIDPALIEAAGECGYRSMAVLAGVVAAARAKGHVATNRLLSYEGPFGVGYLVGEVEIVPGAPDPLVELARRAIEAYVRDGVVIEPEPIPGLEGRRAGVFVSLHKRDGSLRGCIGTTEPHAPSIEEEIVANAISAATRDPRFYPVRAEELADLDISVDVLTPMEKVSDIASLDPRKYGVFVEAADGRRGLLLPDLEGVDTVEGQLSIACRKAGIDPEREPFTVYRFTVERHH, encoded by the coding sequence ATGACACTGGCAGGCTGTTTCTTTACCCCACACCCACCCATTATGGTCCCAGAGGTTGGGGGCAGCGATGTCAGGCATGTAGAGGCTACAGTGCAGGCCATGACGGCAGCAGCCAAGAAGATGGCTACTCTCGCGCCCGACACCATTGTTTTGCTTTCCCCGCATGCCCCTATCGCCTATCGACACATGGGTGTCTCGCTGGCTTTCACCTACCGAGGTTCCCTTGCCTTCTTCAGAGCTCCGCAAGTTTTTATCCAAGCTGAGGGAAACGTGGAGCTTGCCACGAACATTCTAGAGGAGGCAGCCCGCCGCGATGTCCCTACGAGTCCAATGGCTGCTCGTGGCGACCTTATGGAGTTAGATCACGGGGCTATGGTCCCGCTTGTGTACCTCACGAAGTTTCTATCCAAGCCGTGGCGACTCGTGCTCCTTTCGTTCTCCCTCTTGTCTGTGGAGGAACATGTCCGCTTTGGGGAAGCGATAGGCGAAGTGCTGGTTAACTGCTCGGTCCCCGTGGTCTATGTTGCAAGTGGCGACTTGAGCCATCGCCTAATTCCCGGAGCGCCAGCGGGCTTTGATCCCCGCGGAGAGAGATTTGACCGACTCGTGGCGGACCTTTTTGCCAAAGGGGACTGGGAAGGCCTTCTTTCTATCGATCCAGCCCTTATCGAAGCAGCGGGTGAGTGCGGCTATCGCTCGATGGCTGTTCTAGCTGGTGTAGTGGCCGCGGCCCGAGCAAAGGGGCACGTGGCGACGAATCGGCTCCTCTCTTATGAAGGGCCGTTTGGAGTTGGATATCTGGTGGGAGAGGTTGAAATTGTGCCTGGCGCCCCCGATCCTCTGGTGGAGTTGGCCCGTCGGGCAATCGAAGCATACGTGCGCGACGGCGTTGTCATTGAGCCTGAGCCTATTCCCGGTCTTGAGGGGCGGCGCGCCGGAGTCTTTGTCTCTTTGCACAAGCGGGATGGTTCGCTTAGGGGATGTATCGGGACGACGGAGCCGCACGCTCCCAGCATCGAGGAAGAGATCGTGGCGAACGCTATCAGCGCAGCTACTCGGGATCCTCGGTTCTATCCGGTAAGAGCCGAGGAGCTAGCAGACCTTGACATATCGGTAGACGTGCTTACCCCGATGGAGAAGGTGAGCGACATTGCTAGTCTTGACCCTAGAAAATACGGAGTGTTTGTAGAGGCCGCCGACGGACGTCGCGGGCTCTTGCTGCCGGACCTGGAAGGCGTGGATACGGTAGAGGGTCAACTAAGCATAGCCTGTCGCAAAGCGGGAATCGATCCAGAACGCGAACCATTCACAGTGTATAGGTTTACGGTGGAACGTCATCACTAG
- a CDS encoding DUF2267 domain-containing protein, protein MRGGSSTSIAFPRARTFRRRRRSFPGTRLVWRGLLRILQRITHYKRGDKLEFRLNFSVRDLLSDKGRAVREQVEALVQAVQRAGSYQAREEAVRAVHAVLDGLKDRVPPEVLGKLTEAAPVREVARLGRSVVQRFQKEGQNGGQPGSEQSHPGEQE, encoded by the coding sequence GTGCGCGGCGGTAGCAGCACAAGCATTGCGTTTCCAAGAGCGCGGACTTTTCGGCGGCGACGCAGAAGCTTCCCGGGTACTCGGCTTGTTTGGCGGGGTCTTCTTCGTATTCTTCAGCGGATCACCCACTACAAACGCGGAGACAAACTAGAGTTTCGTCTTAACTTCTCAGTGCGGGATCTCCTCAGCGATAAAGGGCGGGCGGTCCGTGAACAGGTGGAAGCTTTGGTTCAAGCAGTGCAGCGGGCCGGGTCGTATCAGGCAAGAGAGGAAGCTGTGCGGGCGGTTCACGCGGTTCTTGACGGCTTGAAAGACCGAGTTCCGCCGGAAGTACTGGGAAAGCTGACCGAAGCTGCCCCGGTACGCGAGGTAGCGCGCCTAGGCCGCTCTGTGGTCCAGCGTTTCCAGAAAGAAGGCCAAAACGGAGGCCAGCCGGGCTCGGAGCAGAGTCATCCCGGGGAGCAAGAGTAA